One genomic window of Halovivax cerinus includes the following:
- a CDS encoding helix-turn-helix transcriptional regulator, which yields MEPSEPSVSTGIEHVPLLAGDTGFTVVAIVLTVGVLGTIGLLVRRRRGRRSNVPRRRDEPDTPVTDRERVLSMLSENGGRIKQAEIVDSVDWSKAKVSRLLAELEADGEITKLRLGRENLICKPGSEPAASRSNPRSGDDS from the coding sequence ATGGAACCGAGTGAGCCGTCAGTTTCGACGGGTATCGAACACGTTCCCCTCCTGGCGGGAGACACCGGCTTCACCGTGGTGGCAATCGTGCTCACTGTCGGAGTCCTTGGGACCATCGGCCTGCTCGTTCGACGTCGACGGGGTCGGCGATCGAACGTGCCGAGGAGACGTGACGAACCGGATACGCCCGTGACGGACCGGGAACGGGTACTCTCGATGCTGTCCGAGAACGGCGGTCGCATCAAACAGGCCGAAATCGTCGACTCGGTCGACTGGTCGAAAGCGAAAGTGAGCCGGTTGTTAGCGGAGCTCGAAGCCGACGGGGAGATCACGAAGTTACGACTCGGGCGGGAGAACTTGATCTGTAAACCAGGGTCGGAACCCGCTGCCTCCCGGTCGAACCCACGATCCGGGGACGACTCGTAA
- a CDS encoding monovalent cation/H+ antiporter subunit E, translating to MTDTAGGETAGDVLVLVTESSTLEETVEYAARSVRELAAETDSRLSLTIGAPIVEAAPGAETADFDALLETAASVADRETELTDPQGSVDVRTERIYQYRYPFDPYEYADAIRSYATDHGVETVVVDPAHSRPGVRPMTGSLADQLDSMADIEVVVAPVERTSRRPSPVTRGGLAQFLSVFGISFGFYLLVGGFADVPFDLATGVVSATLVAGVLSRVTFERTPSPARMATTSIRWLAYVPYLGYKILVANVQIAYVVLHPSLPIDPSVERFEPGVWGGLPIATLANSITLTPGTLTVDVEDRQFVVHSLTTGAREDLLEGSLERAVRFVFFGRSSLPYPSPRERAAESEGDST from the coding sequence ATGACCGACACAGCCGGAGGTGAGACGGCCGGTGACGTTCTCGTTCTCGTTACCGAGTCGTCCACGCTCGAGGAGACCGTCGAGTACGCGGCGCGGTCGGTCCGGGAGCTCGCCGCCGAGACCGACAGTCGGCTCTCGCTCACGATCGGAGCCCCGATCGTCGAGGCTGCTCCGGGAGCGGAGACGGCCGATTTCGACGCGCTCCTCGAGACGGCGGCGTCCGTCGCCGACCGGGAGACTGAACTGACCGACCCACAGGGGTCCGTGGACGTCCGGACCGAACGGATCTACCAGTATCGCTATCCGTTCGACCCCTACGAGTACGCCGACGCGATTCGGTCATACGCGACCGATCACGGCGTCGAGACGGTCGTGGTCGATCCCGCTCACTCACGGCCCGGTGTCAGGCCGATGACCGGATCCCTCGCAGACCAGTTGGATTCGATGGCCGATATCGAGGTCGTGGTCGCGCCCGTCGAGCGGACGAGTCGTCGTCCCTCGCCCGTCACCCGTGGCGGACTGGCCCAGTTTCTGTCCGTGTTCGGCATCTCGTTCGGCTTCTACCTCCTCGTCGGCGGGTTCGCTGACGTCCCGTTCGATCTCGCGACAGGTGTCGTCTCCGCCACCCTCGTCGCCGGAGTGCTCTCTCGCGTCACGTTCGAGCGGACGCCGAGTCCCGCCAGGATGGCCACGACTTCGATCCGCTGGCTGGCGTACGTCCCGTACCTCGGCTACAAGATCCTCGTCGCGAACGTCCAGATCGCCTACGTCGTCTTGCACCCGTCGCTTCCGATCGACCCCTCGGTGGAGCGGTTCGAACCCGGCGTCTGGGGTGGCCTCCCGATCGCGACGCTCGCGAACAGCATCACACTCACGCCGGGCACGTTGACGGTCGACGTCGAGGATCGGCAGTTCGTCGTTCACTCGCTCACCACCGGCGCCCGCGAGGACCTGCTCGAGGGCAGTCTGGAGCGGGCGGTCAGGTTCGTCTTCTTCGGTCGGAGCTCGCTCCCGTACCCGTCTCCGCGCGAGCGAGCGGCGGAGTCGGAGGGTGATTCGACGTGA
- a CDS encoding DUF4040 domain-containing protein, producing MITWLEAGLLVFIVLSAVMTAILRDVLAAIIVFGAYSLGMAVLWIVLQAPDVGLTEAAVGAGIMTVLLLVSIARTTRLTGIELRPVDVNWAVAGLCGLFVLALLATVPELPEIGQAAGNPVFGDIYHHYVTMAYEQTHVENVVTAILVAYRGFDTLGEATVVFTAGVAVLTVLRREVDE from the coding sequence ATGATCACGTGGCTCGAAGCCGGGTTGCTCGTCTTCATCGTCCTCTCGGCGGTGATGACGGCGATCCTGCGCGACGTACTTGCCGCCATCATCGTGTTCGGAGCCTACAGCCTCGGCATGGCGGTGCTCTGGATCGTGTTGCAGGCGCCCGACGTCGGACTGACCGAAGCGGCCGTCGGCGCGGGAATCATGACGGTGTTGCTTCTCGTCTCTATCGCCCGGACGACGAGACTGACCGGGATCGAACTGCGTCCCGTCGACGTGAACTGGGCCGTCGCCGGACTCTGTGGTCTGTTCGTCCTGGCGCTCCTCGCGACCGTCCCGGAACTCCCCGAGATCGGGCAGGCAGCCGGAAATCCGGTGTTCGGCGACATCTACCACCACTACGTCACCATGGCGTACGAACAGACACACGTCGAGAACGTGGTGACGGCGATCCTCGTGGCCTACCGCGGATTCGACACGCTCGGCGAGGCGACGGTCGTCTTCACGGCTGGCGTCGCCGTACTCACCGTCCTCAGACGGGAGGTGGACGAATGA
- the mnhG gene encoding monovalent cation/H(+) antiporter subunit G, whose translation MVGSVLVAAFVAGGLFFAFVSAVGLYRLPDLYTRAHAASKSDTLGAVLSLTAVAVAFGVDVATLKVAMLAIFMLITSPTAAHAIARAAHEQDIEPWTRGEN comes from the coding sequence ATGGTGGGATCGGTACTGGTCGCCGCGTTCGTTGCCGGCGGCCTGTTCTTCGCGTTCGTCTCCGCGGTCGGGCTCTACCGCCTGCCGGATCTGTACACGCGGGCCCACGCGGCGTCGAAGAGCGATACCCTCGGAGCGGTTCTCTCGCTGACCGCGGTCGCCGTCGCGTTCGGTGTCGACGTCGCGACGCTCAAAGTGGCGATGCTCGCTATCTTCATGTTGATAACCTCGCCGACGGCCGCACACGCCATCGCCCGTGCCGCACACGAACAGGACATCGAACCCTGGACACGAGGTGAGAACTGA
- a CDS encoding MnhB domain-containing protein: MSDRRTYVESPIIMATVRLVAPFVLTYGLFITLHGASSPGGGFQGGVIVASVIVMLSFAYGIDATWEWLDKRVLVGITTGGIAVFAALALGPILAEPGADFLELGALPLIPNPWKYGIELVEVGIAMTVAGVVIVLFFQLARGAMPPGGSPYAMPSAGPTGEERRGDSNTTERTASGTTERTASGTTERTASGTTERTASGPDAVDDGSPEPRTGASNSGSTDGRGDRR, translated from the coding sequence ATGAGCGACCGCAGAACGTACGTCGAGAGCCCGATCATCATGGCGACGGTCAGACTCGTCGCCCCGTTCGTGCTGACCTACGGACTCTTCATCACGCTCCACGGAGCGAGCTCACCCGGCGGTGGGTTCCAGGGCGGCGTCATCGTGGCCTCGGTGATCGTCATGCTCTCGTTCGCCTACGGGATCGACGCCACGTGGGAGTGGCTCGACAAACGCGTCCTGGTCGGGATCACGACGGGTGGTATCGCTGTCTTCGCCGCGCTCGCACTCGGTCCCATACTCGCCGAACCGGGGGCGGACTTCCTCGAACTCGGCGCCTTGCCACTCATCCCAAATCCGTGGAAGTACGGCATCGAACTCGTCGAGGTGGGCATCGCGATGACCGTCGCCGGCGTCGTCATCGTGCTGTTCTTCCAGCTCGCACGCGGAGCGATGCCGCCCGGCGGCTCACCGTACGCGATGCCGTCAGCGGGGCCAACCGGGGAGGAACGTCGTGGGGACTCAAACACGACCGAACGGACGGCATCCGGCACGACCGAACGGACGGCATCCGGCACGACCGAACGGACGGCATCCGGCACGACCGAACGGACGGCATCCGGCCCGGATGCGGTCGACGACGGCTCGCCGGAGCCGAGGACGGGTGCATCGAACAGTGGATCGACTGACGGTCGAGGTGATCGACGATGA
- the allB gene encoding allantoinase AllB: MTVDLVVRNGRLLTPEGIVPGAGVAIDDGTIVATGRPTALPTATRTLDVDGAVVAPGVIDCHIHNREPGLEYKEDWESATRAAAAGGVTTVVGMPNTDPIVDRPAHLERKFETGETGSLVDFQSYAVVTSENLDRIDALAEAGALGFKIFLGSTVGDVPAPTDGEILAAMNRIRETGKRLGFHEENGEIIDHYESAYRNEGKNEPIHHARSRPVVAEREAIERMITFAEETDVSIHMFHVSSGSGAEAVARGRERGVDVTAETTPHYLWFTEDVLREKGNVARVQPPIRDAAERERLWRAFGDGAIDCIATDHAPHTDGEKLVDDPFGNTWDAISGFVGLETEVPAMLSFVDQGRLSLTDWIYHHSTRPAQVWGLYPQKGSLQIGTDADLTIVDPDEEWTLADRSTLHSKGTVTPFEGETFVGRAVTTIVRGEIVYEDGTVTGEPGFGTRVDVDTET; this comes from the coding sequence ATGACTGTCGATCTCGTCGTACGAAACGGGCGGCTGCTCACCCCGGAAGGGATCGTTCCCGGAGCGGGAGTGGCGATCGACGACGGCACAATCGTCGCCACCGGGCGACCCACTGCGCTTCCGACGGCCACGCGAACGCTCGACGTGGACGGCGCCGTCGTCGCCCCCGGCGTGATCGACTGCCACATTCACAATCGCGAACCGGGACTCGAGTACAAAGAAGACTGGGAGAGTGCCACCCGCGCGGCGGCCGCAGGCGGCGTGACAACCGTCGTCGGGATGCCGAACACGGACCCGATCGTGGACCGACCGGCCCACTTGGAGCGAAAGTTCGAGACGGGCGAGACGGGGTCACTCGTCGACTTTCAGAGTTACGCCGTCGTCACGTCGGAGAATCTAGACCGGATCGATGCCCTCGCCGAGGCAGGCGCACTCGGCTTCAAGATCTTTCTCGGATCGACGGTCGGCGACGTGCCGGCGCCGACGGACGGAGAGATCCTCGCGGCGATGAATCGGATCCGCGAGACCGGGAAGCGACTCGGCTTTCACGAAGAGAACGGCGAGATAATCGATCACTACGAGTCGGCCTACCGGAACGAGGGCAAGAACGAACCGATCCACCACGCCCGGTCCCGTCCTGTCGTCGCGGAGCGAGAAGCTATCGAACGGATGATCACGTTCGCCGAGGAGACCGATGTCTCGATTCACATGTTCCACGTGTCGTCGGGATCGGGCGCGGAAGCGGTCGCTCGCGGTCGTGAGCGCGGAGTTGACGTCACCGCGGAGACGACGCCGCACTACCTCTGGTTCACCGAAGACGTGCTTCGCGAGAAGGGAAACGTCGCCCGCGTTCAGCCTCCGATCCGCGACGCTGCGGAACGCGAGCGCCTCTGGCGGGCGTTCGGTGATGGAGCGATCGACTGCATCGCGACCGATCACGCCCCGCATACGGACGGGGAGAAACTCGTCGACGATCCGTTCGGAAACACCTGGGACGCCATCTCCGGGTTCGTCGGTCTCGAAACGGAGGTTCCCGCGATGCTTTCGTTCGTCGACCAGGGACGCCTCTCGCTCACCGACTGGATCTACCACCACTCGACGCGCCCGGCACAGGTCTGGGGACTGTACCCACAGAAAGGGTCGTTGCAGATTGGAACCGACGCGGACCTCACGATCGTCGATCCAGACGAGGAGTGGACGCTAGCGGATCGATCGACGCTTCACTCGAAAGGAACCGTGACCCCGTTCGAGGGCGAAACGTTCGTCGGGCGGGCCGTCACGACGATCGTCCGCGGAGAAATCGTGTACGAGGACGGCACCGTCACCGGGGAGCCCGGCTTCGGAACGCGCGTCGACGTCGACACGGAGACGTGA
- a CDS encoding quinone-dependent dihydroorotate dehydrogenase, whose amino-acid sequence MDAYSWLRPLFFRLPAETAHEYVTAGLRAVQSVGAARRALSTRYTYRHPALEVECFDTTFDNPVGVAAGFDKNARVFPALDALGFGFVEVGTVTPEPQAGNPRPRLFRLPKDRALVNRMGFNGDGVDRVRDRLETNREAGGPIGVNVGKMNDSDADEAIEDYLRVFEELSPYGEYFVVNVSCPNTPDEFDEDDPDHLRTIFETLQAANEDDAPLLVKIGPDSPTDSLYELVDIVEAYDLDGIVATNTTTSREGLRSTTDEWGGLSGKPLESRSTGVIKTIAGYTDLPIVGVGGVDSAESAYQKIRAGASLVQLYTGFVYNGPSTAREINRGLVERLHEDGFDTVSEAVGADLD is encoded by the coding sequence ATGGACGCGTACTCGTGGCTCCGACCGCTGTTCTTCAGACTCCCTGCAGAAACCGCTCACGAGTACGTGACGGCCGGACTCCGTGCGGTCCAGTCGGTCGGCGCCGCTCGACGAGCGCTTTCGACCCGGTACACCTACCGGCACCCGGCTCTCGAGGTCGAGTGCTTCGATACGACCTTCGATAATCCGGTCGGCGTGGCCGCCGGCTTCGACAAGAACGCGCGCGTCTTTCCGGCGCTCGACGCCCTCGGATTCGGATTCGTCGAGGTCGGGACGGTCACCCCAGAACCGCAAGCGGGAAACCCGCGTCCGCGGCTCTTTCGCCTCCCCAAAGATCGCGCGCTCGTCAACCGGATGGGCTTCAACGGCGACGGCGTCGACCGCGTCCGCGACCGCCTCGAAACGAACCGCGAGGCCGGCGGACCGATCGGCGTCAACGTGGGGAAGATGAACGACTCCGACGCGGACGAAGCTATCGAGGACTACCTGCGGGTCTTCGAGGAACTGTCCCCGTACGGCGAGTACTTCGTCGTCAACGTCTCCTGTCCGAACACGCCCGACGAGTTCGACGAGGACGACCCGGACCACCTCCGAACGATCTTCGAGACGCTCCAGGCGGCGAACGAAGACGACGCCCCGCTACTCGTGAAGATCGGCCCCGACTCGCCGACCGACTCGCTGTACGAACTCGTCGACATCGTCGAAGCGTACGATCTGGACGGGATCGTCGCGACGAACACCACCACGAGCCGCGAGGGGCTGCGCTCGACGACGGACGAGTGGGGTGGCCTGAGCGGGAAACCCCTCGAATCCCGATCGACGGGCGTGATCAAGACGATTGCGGGGTACACCGACCTGCCAATCGTGGGTGTCGGCGGTGTGGACTCGGCCGAGAGCGCGTACCAGAAGATCCGAGCCGGTGCCTCGCTCGTCCAGCTCTACACCGGCTTCGTCTACAACGGGCCGTCGACCGCTCGCGAGATAAACCGCGGGCTCGTCGAACGACTCCACGAGGACGGCTTCGACACCGTCTCGGAGGCGGTCGGCGCCGATCTGGACTGA
- a CDS encoding DUF7563 family protein, producing MESSATGTHCRKCGTHVTQQFARVFGDNGDVVHGCPSCTTYREMQSGSHLPGERS from the coding sequence ATGGAATCGTCAGCAACGGGAACACACTGTCGAAAGTGTGGAACGCACGTCACACAGCAGTTCGCTCGCGTGTTCGGCGACAATGGGGACGTCGTTCACGGCTGTCCGTCGTGTACGACCTACAGAGAGATGCAATCGGGTAGTCACCTTCCCGGTGAGCGGAGCTGA
- a CDS encoding monovalent cation/H+ antiporter complex subunit F gives MIQGPVSTVLVAGALGFVTISIALLGRVLVGPTMQDRVIALNVVGSNVVVVIALLAAAMDRPAFLDVALVYALLNFLMSIAISKFTVERGGVL, from the coding sequence GTGATCCAGGGGCCGGTTTCGACGGTGCTGGTCGCAGGAGCCCTCGGATTCGTGACGATCTCCATCGCCCTGCTCGGGCGTGTGCTCGTCGGTCCGACGATGCAGGATCGGGTCATCGCCCTCAACGTCGTCGGCTCGAACGTCGTCGTGGTCATCGCACTGCTTGCGGCCGCGATGGATCGTCCGGCGTTCCTCGACGTGGCGCTCGTCTACGCACTGTTGAACTTCCTGATGAGCATCGCCATCTCGAAGTTCACCGTCGAACGAGGAGGGGTTCTGTGA
- a CDS encoding DUF7344 domain-containing protein: MSSRTDATGELAESDVFHILGNDRRREIVSLLAAANGPIDVSDVARRVASREHDDSDTVPNNLYKSVYVSLQQTHLPQLEAERIIVYDSDAKTIQQGAQFDHVCEYIDGATDGNRLFRHATGVIATIGIALSGASGFGLAVTAVIPPAHWAVMSLLAIALWSLSWTRLRERLDPNLAR; the protein is encoded by the coding sequence ATGTCGAGCCGAACTGACGCGACCGGTGAGTTAGCTGAAAGTGACGTGTTTCACATCCTCGGCAACGACCGACGGCGGGAGATCGTCTCCCTCCTCGCGGCCGCGAACGGCCCCATCGACGTCTCGGACGTCGCCCGACGGGTGGCGTCCCGGGAGCACGACGACTCCGATACCGTGCCCAACAACCTCTATAAGAGCGTCTACGTCTCGTTACAGCAAACGCATCTGCCGCAACTGGAAGCCGAGCGGATCATCGTCTACGATTCGGACGCGAAGACGATCCAGCAGGGCGCCCAGTTCGATCACGTCTGTGAGTACATCGACGGAGCGACGGACGGGAACCGACTGTTCAGGCACGCGACGGGAGTGATCGCGACGATCGGGATCGCACTCAGCGGCGCGAGCGGTTTCGGCCTGGCGGTTACAGCGGTGATCCCACCGGCTCACTGGGCCGTCATGTCGCTACTCGCCATCGCGCTGTGGAGTCTCTCGTGGACGCGCCTCCGCGAGCGATTGGACCCGAACCTCGCGCGCTGA